The Lactuca sativa cultivar Salinas chromosome 2, Lsat_Salinas_v11, whole genome shotgun sequence genome includes the window TGAAATATTAATATGTGTGATCGCAGAGAactgatgaagaagatgatggaaTGATCGGCGATCCATATCCCACAAAAGCATTTATCCCGTATAAGGGAATTTGTGGGTTTACATTGGTGGAGGAAGATAAGGAGGAATCACCGATTCCAGGGCTCTCTCTTATCACCCCTGGAATCAAGAATCCAGTGAGGGGAAACCTTTTACTTACAAAAACCATTTCCAATTCCAGATTGCTTCCTTGTTCTTCACCAAATGCTCAACAAAAATCTAGAAAACAAATAAGATGCTGGTCAACAGAGCTGCATAGACGATTTGTCAATGCCTTACAGCAACTCGGTGGTTCACAAAGTTAGCCCTCAAAAAATCTTCATCTTTTTTCCCTAATTTTTAACTGAAGTTTCAGCAATTTTAACTGAATTTTGAATCTTTTGCAGCTGCAACTCCTAAGCAGATTAGAGAGCTTATGCAAGTCGATGGGCTTACAAATGATGAAGTCAAAAGCCATTTGCAAGTgagttgattttttttaaaattcacaTGATAAAGCTCTAAACTTTTTCGCAAATATAAACTTTTTTTATATTCTTTAAGTGAACTGTAGAAATCCAGACTTCATACACGAAGACTTCCACCATCCTCTAACACTTCATCTGCAAATCAATCTGGTGTCGTTTTGGGAGGATTATGGATGGGTTCCCAAGATTCATATGTTGAATAATCATCAAAGAATGGAATCTCTAATTCCGGTTCCCCTGATGGCCCACTCCTTATCGGCGCCACCATCACCACCGGTGACAATAGCGATGGTgaagatgagagagagagagagagagagagagagagagagagagatagagaggagGTAGCCCAATGAATTATTTATTttggttttctattttttaaaataGGATTAGgtaaaattaattctaaaaagAAATAGAAAGGGTATATTAGTCTTTTTATGTGGCTAAAGGActgtttgttaaaagttttgaaaccataaggaccatctatgaagttttttgaacttagagattaaacttgatattttctaAAACAACAGGggccatttttgaagttttgtcttgtTATTATTAAGACAGGAGACCAATTGTCCATGAAAAAGAGTAATATCTACCAAAGTTTTCAAGCGGGATCTTACCCAAGATCATTTTATActtaacaattttatttttattatgctttttgacaTGAATAAGCAAGCTAATCTCATTAACATATCTAGGAATCACAAATACAAAAGATTTTTACTATGTAATCATAAAATACGTTTGGCATATTGAAAATGGTGAATGATTTGCTTTTAAAATTCAGGATGATCACAATTTATGTAGTGTTCGAGGTTTTGAATTGTTTGCATGAGATATTGCACtttatgttatatttattaaGTTTAATCGGttgtaattaattaaaattaataaaattttcgtatttccatatcCATATCTTAAATTTGGGATATGAATTCGGATGTCCTAATGAATACGATCATCCTGCCTATGGTAAATTCACGAAAACTCGAAAAGTAAAGGATACGTTCCAATAGCAAAAATCGTGAGATCCTCGTTAGGATACCAAACCGTACATATCCCTAGGTTTcaaattcttatatatataacTCGCAAACGTGTTCCCATGGCGACCATAAGACATGCAGCTCCATATGCTCTCTACTCTTGGCTTGAAACAAGCAGttcaaacatcaattttgtcAAAAACATGGGTTTTTTTGTGGACTCGGATACCGGTTCTTAAATTCAACTTCGTTGATTTCAATAAACTCTGTTTTCGATAAGTTCGTCAATACGGTTTTATGTTATCGTGATGAATCAATCAAGCTGGATAGATTATTAACCTTCAGGCATCCTAAGGTGTGCAGTGCCGAGATTTTAAACAATGTTCTTGATTACGCTTTTTCACAGGGTGTGAAGCAGTTAGAAGCAAACATCTGTCACAGTCGACCACACCTGGCCGGTTAGTCTGCATGCATATATCGTCTGAGTCCTTGACACATTTGAAGCTAGTTAGCGAGAGCAGTACTAGTTGCATGTTTCTGGAGCTAAGATCAGGATCATTTAGGAATCTGACTATTTTATATCTGAAACGAGCACTTATCACTAATCTTGATACATTCCCAGTGTTGAAGATCTTGACATTGCTTTATTGTTATATTAACAGTTAACACAGTGAGTAAAACGAACACTTATAACAAAACTTTTTCATTATATTTCCTAAGACAACTTCATAAGCACTAATACGAGGATAAATACAATAGCTAGCCACCAACAAGCCTACAATAATTTGTAACAATGCAACTTTCTGCCTCTGTGTGGGTCATAATTTTTTACTTTTTTCATATTCTCCTTCAATAGTGACTTGGTGGGTCAACCCATTTGAAAATTTTTGCAGTTTTGATCGAGATCTTTGCAACCTAATCCACTAAAACGTcttcaatttttttaataaaaattaataaactagggttttttatgtcattttactaATTATAAAATATACCCCCGATTTTCTTCTCTCCAAAAAGCTTTGTTTATAACAAAACTAGGTGTAACAcctatgtattacatgggttaattaaaaaattaaatataaaggtctaaatatttagaaaaatttggatttataagaaaacaaaaacaaataatgaattatcaaaattgatttttttatcttttaaatataaataaacaaacaaaataaattaatgaactttaatttagaaatttagaaataaaaagataagtccattaataaaattgatatttatttattactatatttttataattattacattaaaatagaaaaacttttaaaattacgtggaaaaaaattaattcataGCCACGTAATTatatttggcaaattgaatgacgtatgaacaaaaaaataaaatcatttgGTTAGATTCAAAAAATCCTTACAAGCAAAAATGAAACAATCTAACTGCAACGAGTAATCATCAAGATAAGCTAAGATTGGCCGGCGAATCAATCGCCGTCTCTGATTGATATCACTTTGCTTCACAGCAAACGAAGAATCCAAAATAGCACCGTGAAAGCACTAAGAAACGGGAGATTTTCATTTTTTCGGAACACAAACATAGAAACTGAAATGAAAAAAAGTGTTAAGATATCAGTCAGCCTCAAGGACATTTAGGTTTGCACATTGGTTTTTCTATTTTAACGACTAATGTAAGCAGTTAAAACCTAGTCGATTGTATTCAATCAAGGTGctaatttttgaaatttcaatttcTTCGAATGAAAAGGAGGGAACTTATTCTTGATCTTTTTAGATTATGTAGCAGTTGTAGCTCCGTCATACAATTGCATTCTCTCACCATCAAGACTGGGTTTGTTCAAGATAGTTTTATTGCCGCCAAGTTGAGTAACTGCTATATCAAATATTCATCGCTTGAAGCCACACGCAAGCTGTTTGATGAAACGCTTCAACCAACTGTGTATATATGGAATTCCCTCCTGAAATGTTACTGTATGAAGAAGTCATATGTAGAAACTCTTCAGCTCTTTCGTGATATGTTGTCTGTTGAAATACCTGACCAGGCTACCATATCGATTGCTTTAAAGGCATGCTCTGGATTGTGGGAGCTCGGGTATGGAAGAATGCTTCATGGGTTTGTTAAAAAGAAGTATGAGATGGATTCGGATTTATTTGTGGGGTCTGCTCTGATTGACATGTATACAAAAAGTGGACGATTGGATGAAGCTTTAAGAGTTTTCGAGGAATATCCAGATCCAGATACTGTTATGTGGACTCACATTATTACTGGATATCAGCAGAATAGCGACTCATATTTAGCACTAGAGTTCTTTTCAAGAATGTTAATGGAGGGGCATGTAAGTCCTGACTCAGTAACACTTGTTAGTGTTCTTTGCGCCTATGCACAGTTACCAGATCTTATGGCTGCAAGTTGTGTTCATGGATTTGTGATTAAGAAGGGCTTTGAAAATGTTCTTTCAGTTTGTAATGCTTTACTGAATGTTTACTCAAAATCTGGTTCACTAGTTTCTGCAGCTACTTTATTTAGGAAAATGGAAGAAAGAGATGCCATTTCTTGGGCTTCTATGGTTTCTTGTTATGCTCATAATGAAGCTGCTGATGACGCATTAAATCTTTTCAATGAAATGATGTGTAAAAGGGTTGAACCCAATCTGGTGTCTGTTATAAGTGCTCTTCAAGCATGTGAAGCCATGTGTAACTTAGAAGAAGGCAAGAAGATCCATGAAGTTGCTGTAAGAAAAGGGTTTGAGTTAGATGTGTTTGTCTCTACAGCTCTAATTGACATGTACATGTTCTGCTCTTCCCCTGATGAAGCCATGGAACTCTTTGAAAGGATGCCTAAGAAAGATGTAGTTTCTTGGATAGCTTTGTTAAATGGATGTGTCCAAAACGGAATGGCATATAAGTCAATGGAGGTTTTTGTTAACATGTTGTCTATCAAAATCCAACCAGATGCTATTCTTATGGTGAAAATCCTCACATCTTGTTCAGAATTAGGAGTTCTTCAACAAGCTATGTGCCTTCATGGGTATGTCATCAAACATGGCTTTGAAGATCATTCCTTTGTTGGAGCTTCACTCATTGATTCTTACTCTAAATGTGGTAGTTTGCATAACGCCATTAAAGTATTCAAAGCTATAGATGATAAAGATATTGTGATTTGGAGCACAATGATTGCAGGTTATGGAATTCATGGGAAGGGGAGGGAAGCTCTTGACTTATTCAATTCCATGGTCAAGATTTCAAGAATCAAACCAAACAACGTGACATTCCTTTCGATTTTATCTGCATGCAGCCATGCAGGGTTGGTTAAAGAAGGTATGGAAGTCTTCAATATCATGGTAAATGAGTATCAACTACCACCTGAATTAAATCATTATGCAATAATGGTTGACTTATTTGGGCGTATGGGAGAACTTGATAAGGCGATTGAAGTTATTAATGATATGCATGTAGCAGTTGGGCCTCAGATATGGGGTGCTTTGATTGGTGCATGTAGGATTCATCATAACACAAAATTGGGAAAGATTGCAGCAAGTAAACTGTTTGGTTATGATTCGAGTCATGTTGGGTACTTGATTCTGTTATCAAATATGCATGCTGTCAATAAGGATTGGGATAATGTATTGAAACTTAGATCAATGATTAAAAGAAATAAGTTGACTAAGGTAAATGGTCAAAGTGCAATTGAGGTAAAGAGTGAGGTTCATAGTTTTACTGTGGATGATAGATTTCACCCTCTGGGGGAGACTATTCGTGGGTTGCTTAGGTCATTGGAAGTGACAATGAGGGAAGAAGGTTATAACTTATAATGTAACTACTTTCATAACCTGTTGTTTTCTTTGCTACACTCCATTACTTCCTCCAAAACAAGAAATTTTCATTATATTTCAAAATGACTGTTTCATATTTGATGTTACTATGCAAGTGGATGAACACATTTTTATCTGTTCAAATTACAAGGCATTGATTGGTTATTGCATTGATGATGATTAAACTGTTATTTTATGGTgtatattaaatttaatatacTTAAAAAATGTAACTAGAAATTCAACTTACGAATGGGCCATCCTTTTTTGGTAAGCTCATGGATTTATTCATGTTTTTTAGTTCTCAGTTCACTAAGTGGTTTTCTTATTGTAGTATTTGTAGTGTCACTTTATGTAAGCAGAAATTACATAAGTATGATAAAATCCCCATATTATTAGTATTGGTGGTGTTACAAAAAGGTCATAAACgacattttttggattttttttattgagCATTAAACATGATATTTTCTATTTTTGTCCTTTGAGCTATATTTTCAAGTGTTTTTTTCTTACTTTTCAAGCTGCAGATTGGGAGGAAAAGGAATATATTGAAGACCCGGATCGACTAAAGCTAGAGGTAGGTAGCAGAGTTTATGCTATCATGTTTAAACGTAAAAAACAACAacttactttcatttattttctttattatagtATCCTTTTAAAactttgtactttgaaaaatctacccatgTATGACAATGTTATTCAAATAGAAAACAATTTTTGCTACTATAGTTGCGTAGATTTTTCTAAGCAAaatgtcttaataagaaaaaaaattacaataaaatgctACAATTgattagatttttcaaagtaaaacgACTTAATATGAAAGTGGAGTGTTGtattagaaagaaatgaaagtaagatggTATAAAAACAAATAAGTAGAACTATGTTGTTATTTATTGCATTTAGCACTATGTTTTATGCTTCTTATATTATTTTGGAATCTGTTAAAAAGGAATTATAATTTGAAATCCGTACCAATATACGCAGTGTACTTTTTTTACCATAAAAGCAACATGTTTTCATTCTTTTTgatttccagtaatagcaatatgctttgttttatacAATTTAGTAaaaaagatattaaaaaaaaaaaaaaaaaactttttcaccTTTGAAATTGATTTCCAGGGGAGCTTTGCAACAATTTTTATTAGTTGTAGGGCCCAAGCATGTCTACATCTGGAAGGCAATGGTATGGTTGTAAAGGGCAATGTACTTTATTTTTTTAGGTTTCACTCAACTAATATGGTTGTGTGTCAAAGGACAATATACTTTATTTTATTGGGTTTCACCCAACTGATATGGTTCTGTGCCAAAGGGCAATGAACTTTTATTTCACCCCTTTTAGTATTTGTATACATGACCCACAAACAAAACGATGAAACAACGAAACAACAAAAAACATCTAACCTGTGCAATGCATGGGCCTCTTTACTAGTTCTACATAAATTATGCCAATATATTCATCCAGTCACACCCATTTCAATGAGAATTCTAGCTACTCTTGAGAAAAACTTACCATAATTAGGTAAGAGTCATTGGAGGCTATAAAATGAAAACTCAATTTGCTTATAAATCACttaaataatttgttttatatGCTCAAAAACCTTAAATCTTGATATGTTTTTCTAAAATTATTTCAACagtcttgaaaaaaaaaatcactatTGAACAAGGGTTTCTTGAAGTTTTAGTTATTGGTTTTATATGCTTAAAAAACACAAATCTTGACCCTTTCTCGGTTTCTAAGTAATTTATAATTTTGGTATTTATTTCATACCTTGTATAGAGCTCACTCTGTTGGCCCACCACATAGTGCATTGCCCTGTCTCCTTGGGCCGCTTCCAATGATATATTTCGTCATGCTAGCACTATGTTCTCATAATCTTCTAACTCCGCCAACCATCATTTTCGGTCTTTTGGCCCCGCCGGCCACTCAGTGAAGTTTGCCACAGTGCATACCGTTATTAGCACTGTTTTTTAGAACGACATATACATCATCTTGATGTCAAAAATGCTTTTTTGAATAAGGATCTTACTTATGAGGTTTTCATGAAACTTCACGGTTATATCCATACCTCTAATCCTAATCACGTATGTCGGCATCGAAAGGCTCTTTATGGTCTTAAACAATCCTTATGGGCTTGGTATCAACGTTTTGATGTCTATCTCCTCCTTAGGATTATTAGCAGCAAATCTGATACATCCCTTTTCACTTTCCATCAACGTCTTGATACTATCTATATATTtctctatgttgatgatattatcctTGATGTCTCCTCCCCAACTCTCATTTGGTTTGTCATCTCTTGGCTATCTACCGAGTTTGCTATGACTGATCCGGGTTCGTTTTCGTTTTTTTTCTAGGCATTTCTACATCAAGATCATCTTATGGTCCTTTTCTTTGTCAAACTATCTTTTCCCGTAACATTCTCTCACGTGTTGATATGCTCACATGTAATCCCTATAACACTCCTACTAACACAAAATCCAAATTATCCTCTGCTCGTAAACTTGTTCTCAATCTGACTCTTTATTGTAGCCTCGTTGGAGTCCTTCGCTAACATTCACCCATCTTGATATAGCCTATTTCATCCATTAAGTTTGTCTTTGCCTTTATAAGTATGATCCACAAGAACCTCATATGAATGCTTTGAAACGTATAATTCGCTATATTTAAGGAACAATATTTCATGGTCTTCAACTTCCTTCGTCTTTAGTGGATCGTCCATCTTCGGTTGACTGTTTGGGAACTATTTTCTGAATTACATTGCTTTTAGTTTTCTGGTTTAACCATAAGCTTCTCGTGGATTCAGCCCTTAATTGCTCTAGATATTTTAGTGTAACATCCAACAATTTCAtggaaaatttaaactttttaaacaatCCAAATCATCACTTGTTTACAAAAATAGTTTTTCAAAACATGTCTATCAtcaaagttttcccaaaatcataaacaaaacatgatggtgcatgatcaagccttcgctttcccgcgatcatctgaggtacctgaaacataacccaaaactataagcccaaagcttagtgactttccccaaagtaccaacctAATACAAAACAACATAATAAcaataaacaacatgcatacaaagcCGTCAGTCTAACTGAAACGTCCCGTTGGCCTACAATCTACCTGGTACGCTCACTGAACCTTCAGCATGAATGGTACGCCACATCGGGCCTTCAACCCATCTGGACcattctccgggccttcggcctgactggtacgcctcacTAGCCTTCAGTTTATCCGGGACTCCTAggtctgttggccttcaacacaaagtaggtccacctcaacccaaccacacatacacCGTGTCGACAcacatatataacagataatcacacaATTTACCAGTTAATAACAAGCagacagatcttacagatcactaagcataacatcatcatatctaacagatcactacaatactcaatcatacgataaacaagataacaatccaaaagggctaACCTTGGTGCCTTCTACCCAAAAGTACCATGAGGaacactcacctcacactgctgaatcaCACTGAAAGCCTCCGACTGCTAGCTCACTAAAATCCCCACGCTATCACAACATAAAACTCATCTAATCAATACTTAGATTACATTCTAAGCTAATAGTCGAATATTAGGGTAAATGGCCACTTTAGTCTTTTTCCTTAGTTGGGCTAAGACCCAAACCCAAATCTTAATCCAAAAGGCCCACCACTAAATAACCATCCAAGGCCCataattggcccaattttccaaattggtcccaacTCCTATTTAGGCCTCACCCCAAGGCCCAACGCTTCACTTAgcctaaaacacccaaaatcatatggaCCAATAAGGGTCCAAGCATCCAAACCCAAAAGGTGGCCCAAAGCTTGAAGCCTAAACTCGAAAACCCAATaggctgagtacgcggggcgtacccaactgtacgctcaacgtactccacCTTGACCAAAACGCGATGCCGACcacctacgcccagcgtacgccgtGGTACGCCCACATACGTGGTGGCCATGCACAACTTCGAAAAAGGCTTATTCTATACAGACCAAACGTCCACAAACCAGATCCATGTCCAAGAAGTTgctcttaaccataaagtttccaactttatggttatgCATGCATCATTAAGACTCAAAACCATCCTCCTAGTTGGTCTTAACAACTAAGGACCACTACCTTTTCATGCAAACACTAAATGAGTCAACAAAAGCATTTTTATGGCTTAACACAACTCAAATCTTCTGAAAAGGTAGCTCCTTTGGTCTTAGAGTAGCATTTACTCATCAAGTCCAagaaaaaggggacaaactcatAAAACTCCATATTGCTAGATCTCTAAGATATACAaataaagttcaagactttaaaCCTTCTAGAGCTCCCCAAAGAGATGAAGttctcagatctacaagcttgaatCCCACACCAAAGCTTCTCAAAGGATCCCTTCTTCTTTCTTCAAcactaagaacacacacacacttaagtTCAACACACACAAGGGCTAAGGCTAGCAAAATCGACTCAAAGAAGGTGGAGGCTGAAAGGGTGAAGGAAATGAGGCTATAAGGGGgattatatagggctcaaccctaaaaattagggttttccaagtctaatgagtacgccccacgtacgttgatgtacgccctgcataccagGGCACGCGcctagtatgctaagcgtacactcgtacgcatggcgtactcttATCCTTTCAAAATTACGGTTTTGCCACTAGGGCTTCTCATGGCTACTTTCTTCTATCACAGGGACCAAATTGACATAAATTAAAACCATAAGGATGGGTTTGGAAGTACCTGAATACCGGGGTGTTACATTTAGTGTGTTTAAGATTTAGTTTTTATTGCATCAACGGCTAGGATCAGATGTGTACGTATGTTCAAATCAGATGTCTTCAAATCCTATTAAAATCACTCAATAACACAATTTCTAGGATTATTCGGGTTTGTCATGTTGATATTTGCATCACACATTTCTGGGATTTTTTTATGGTTTCTTAAACACATACATAAATCCTTTTCGTGAGAGacaatttataagccaaggagacagtgggaggcaaattgaccttgaagagcttcaagagtcaagcggtaaaggaacctcaaacactagcgaccaacctgaggaggaaactcctattgagccgatagatgagtccgGACCATCAAGGCATTCCACTAGAGTTCAGAacacacctgatttttattatggttatcacatcactacttaaggtgatacatttatcagtgatagtacactgatagatttggacgaacctaataattacaaggaagccatggcaggcctcgagtctgctaaatggatggaggctatggacagcgagattcagtccatgtatgacaatcaagtttggaacttggttgacagtgtaccaggtcgtaagacagttgggtgcaaatggatcttcaagaagaagacgataTGGATGGGAAGGTGCATACTTACAAAGCGCgactggtggcgaagggctttactgaaACTCCatgagttgactatgatgagaccttctcaccagtagcgaagattaagtctattagggttctgctagccatagctgcatttcatgattatgaaatatggcaaatggatgtcaaaaacgctttccttaatgaaaagttggctgaggatgtttacatgaatcggctatagggttttgtcgatgtaaagtaccctaatagagtgtgtaagctt containing:
- the LOC111876404 gene encoding putative pentatricopeptide repeat-containing protein At3g01580, whose amino-acid sequence is MKRRELILDLFRLCSSCSSVIQLHSLTIKTGFVQDSFIAAKLSNCYIKYSSLEATRKLFDETLQPTVYIWNSLLKCYCMKKSYVETLQLFRDMLSVEIPDQATISIALKACSGLWELGYGRMLHGFVKKKYEMDSDLFVGSALIDMYTKSGRLDEALRVFEEYPDPDTVMWTHIITGYQQNSDSYLALEFFSRMLMEGHVSPDSVTLVSVLCAYAQLPDLMAASCVHGFVIKKGFENVLSVCNALLNVYSKSGSLVSAATLFRKMEERDAISWASMVSCYAHNEAADDALNLFNEMMCKRVEPNLVSVISALQACEAMCNLEEGKKIHEVAVRKGFELDVFVSTALIDMYMFCSSPDEAMELFERMPKKDVVSWIALLNGCVQNGMAYKSMEVFVNMLSIKIQPDAILMVKILTSCSELGVLQQAMCLHGYVIKHGFEDHSFVGASLIDSYSKCGSLHNAIKVFKAIDDKDIVIWSTMIAGYGIHGKGREALDLFNSMVKISRIKPNNVTFLSILSACSHAGLVKEGMEVFNIMVNEYQLPPELNHYAIMVDLFGRMGELDKAIEVINDMHVAVGPQIWGALIGACRIHHNTKLGKIAASKLFGYDSSHVGYLILLSNMHAVNKDWDNVLKLRSMIKRNKLTKVNGQSAIEVKSEVHSFTVDDRFHPLGETIRGLLRSLEVTMREEGYNL